The following coding sequences lie in one Mycobacterium gordonae genomic window:
- a CDS encoding MCE family protein yields the protein MTSPGKVNKIKHPPYKLIGISSFLVLLLVFSVVYIQFRGGFTPKTELTMYSDRAGLVMDPGSKVTYNGVQIGRVGNIQEVNRDGRPAAKFTLEIDPQYLGSNGVVPENVDAQIKATTVFGGKYVSLTTPKDDQGNITSRGHLGPKSTINASAVTTEINTLFQTLTSISEKVDPVKLNLTLSAAAQSLTGLGDRFGQSIVNGNAILDDVNPQMPQARRDIQQLAALGDVYANAAPDLIDFLNNSVPTARTINGQQKDLDQALLSAAGFGNTGADIFERGGPYLARGAADLVPTAQLLDTYSPELYCTLHNYHDIEPKAYQFLGGNGYSLNSHSQILSGIGALLNPVSLVPLLLSQVGLIGAQIVGGAPNPYTYPENLPRVNAHGGPGGAPGCWQQITRQLWPAPELVMDTGNSLAPYNHLEVGSPYVLEYVWGRQVGDNTINP from the coding sequence ATGACGAGTCCGGGGAAGGTCAACAAGATCAAGCACCCGCCGTACAAGCTGATCGGCATCTCGTCATTCTTGGTGCTGCTGCTGGTGTTCTCCGTGGTGTACATACAGTTCCGAGGCGGGTTCACCCCGAAGACCGAACTGACCATGTACAGCGACCGCGCCGGCCTGGTGATGGACCCGGGCTCAAAGGTCACCTACAACGGGGTCCAGATCGGACGGGTGGGCAACATCCAGGAAGTGAACCGAGACGGCCGGCCGGCCGCGAAGTTCACCTTGGAGATCGATCCGCAGTACCTCGGGTCCAACGGAGTGGTGCCGGAGAACGTCGACGCACAGATCAAGGCGACGACGGTGTTCGGCGGCAAGTACGTGTCCCTGACCACCCCCAAGGACGACCAGGGCAACATCACCTCCCGCGGGCACCTCGGGCCGAAGAGCACGATTAATGCCTCCGCCGTGACGACCGAGATCAACACCCTGTTCCAGACCCTGACGTCGATCTCGGAGAAGGTCGACCCGGTCAAGCTGAACCTGACGCTGAGCGCCGCCGCGCAGTCGCTGACCGGACTCGGTGACCGGTTCGGCCAGTCGATCGTCAACGGCAACGCGATCCTCGACGACGTCAACCCGCAGATGCCGCAGGCCCGCCGGGACATCCAGCAGCTGGCGGCACTCGGTGACGTCTACGCGAACGCCGCGCCGGATCTGATCGATTTCTTGAACAATTCGGTGCCGACGGCCCGCACGATCAACGGCCAGCAGAAGGACCTGGACCAGGCGCTGCTGTCGGCGGCCGGATTCGGTAACACCGGTGCGGACATCTTCGAGCGCGGCGGCCCTTACCTGGCCCGCGGCGCGGCCGACCTGGTGCCCACCGCGCAGCTACTCGACACTTACAGCCCGGAGCTGTACTGCACGCTGCACAACTATCACGACATCGAGCCCAAGGCTTACCAGTTCCTCGGTGGTAACGGCTATTCGCTGAACAGCCACTCCCAGATCCTCTCCGGAATCGGGGCGTTGCTGAACCCCGTGTCACTGGTTCCCCTGCTGCTCTCGCAGGTCGGATTGATCGGGGCCCAGATCGTCGGCGGCGCGCCGAACCCGTACACCTACCCGGAGAACCTGCCGCGGGTGAACGCCCACGGCGGACCGGGCGGGGCCCCGGGTTGCTGGCAGCAGATCACGCGGCAGCTGTGGCCCGCACCGGAACTGGTGATGGACACCGGCAACAGCCTTGCGCCCTATAACCACTTGGAGGTCGGGTCGCCCTACGTGCTCGAGTACGTCTGGGGCCGTCAGGTAGGGGATAACACGATCAACCCATGA
- a CDS encoding virulence factor Mce family protein has protein sequence MKITGTLVKLSAFAVVLLMFSIMIIIVFGQIRFDRTNTYSAEFSNVSGLRAGQFVRASGVEIGKVKNLELIDGGKRVRVQFDVDRNIPLYQSTTASIRYLDLIGNRYLELKRGEGDGADKIMQPGGFIPMARTTPALDLDALIGGFKPIFRALNPDKVNTIASALITVFQGQGGTINDILQQTAQVTSQLGERDQAIGEVVTNLNKVLDTTVRHRKDFDQTVNNLEVLITGLKDHGDSLAGGTANISNAAGTVADLLSEDRALLHKAINYLDAVQQPLIDQREQLNDFLHKVPSALNSIGRAIGSYGDFVNFYSCDISLKINGLQAGGPVRTVRLFHQPTGRCAPQ, from the coding sequence ATGAAAATCACCGGTACTCTCGTCAAGCTCAGCGCCTTCGCTGTGGTGCTGCTGATGTTCAGCATCATGATCATCATCGTGTTCGGTCAGATCCGTTTCGACCGAACCAACACGTACTCTGCCGAATTCAGCAACGTCAGTGGGTTGCGCGCCGGGCAGTTCGTCCGCGCATCCGGGGTGGAGATCGGCAAGGTCAAGAACCTCGAGCTGATCGACGGCGGAAAGCGGGTTCGGGTTCAGTTCGACGTGGACCGCAACATTCCGCTGTATCAGTCCACCACCGCGTCGATCCGCTACCTCGACCTGATCGGCAACCGCTACCTGGAACTCAAGCGCGGCGAGGGTGACGGCGCGGACAAGATCATGCAGCCGGGTGGGTTCATCCCGATGGCCCGCACGACGCCGGCGCTGGACCTCGACGCACTGATCGGTGGTTTCAAGCCGATCTTCCGGGCGTTGAACCCCGACAAGGTCAACACCATCGCCTCGGCGCTGATCACGGTGTTCCAAGGCCAGGGCGGCACGATCAACGACATCCTGCAGCAGACCGCGCAGGTCACCTCCCAGTTGGGCGAGCGGGATCAAGCGATCGGCGAGGTCGTCACCAACCTGAACAAGGTGCTCGACACCACGGTTCGCCACCGCAAGGACTTCGACCAGACCGTCAACAACCTCGAGGTGCTGATCACCGGACTGAAGGATCACGGGGACTCGCTGGCCGGCGGCACCGCCAACATCAGCAACGCGGCGGGCACGGTGGCCGACCTGCTGAGCGAGGACCGGGCGCTGCTGCACAAGGCGATCAACTATCTCGATGCGGTGCAGCAGCCGTTGATCGACCAGCGGGAGCAGCTCAACGACTTCCTGCACAAGGTGCCGAGCGCACTGAACTCGATCGGTCGCGCAATCGGCTCCTACGGCGACTTCGTGAACTTCTACTCCTGCGACATCAGCTTGAAGATCAACGGTCTGCAGGCCGGTGGTCCGGTCCGAACCGTTCGCCTCTTCCACCAGCCGACCGGAAGGTGCGCGCCGCAATGA
- a CDS encoding virulence factor Mce family protein yields the protein MRTLEPPNRLKIGLMGILVTLLVIGVGQSFTSVPMLMAKPSYYGQFTDTGGINKGDKVRIAGMDVGKVEAISIDGDHIVMKFSIGTESIGTESRLNIRTDTLLGKKVLEIEARGNQPLRPNGTLPLGQSTTPYQIYDAFLDVTKAATGWDIDTVKKSLHVLSETIDQTYPQLSPALDGVAKFSDTIGKRDEEIKHLLAQANQVASVLGDRSQQVDRLLVNAKTLLAAFNERGRAIDALLSNVAAFSTQVQGFINDNPNLNHVLEQLRTVSDLLVERKEDLANGLLMVGGFLPSLNESIASGPFFKVVIHNLVPGQILQPFIDAAFKKRGLSPEDFWRSAGLPAYRFPDPNGTRFPNGAPPPGPLVLEGTPEHPGPAVPPGSPCSYTPAADGIPTPANPLPCAGATIGPFGGPGFPAPLDVQMSPPNPNGVQDAPGIPIAGRPGEPAPSAPGTPVPLPPNAPPGARTEPLGPAGPVAPPSTFAPGLPPGPPAPPGPGNQLPAPFINPGGSGGSGAAGGSQN from the coding sequence ATGAGAACGCTGGAACCGCCCAACCGCCTCAAGATCGGGCTCATGGGCATCCTGGTGACGCTCCTGGTCATCGGGGTGGGCCAGAGCTTTACCAGTGTGCCGATGTTGATGGCCAAGCCCAGCTACTACGGGCAGTTCACCGACACCGGTGGCATCAACAAGGGCGACAAGGTCCGTATCGCCGGCATGGACGTCGGCAAGGTCGAGGCCATCAGCATCGACGGCGACCACATCGTCATGAAGTTCTCCATCGGCACCGAGAGCATCGGCACCGAAAGCCGGCTGAACATCCGGACCGACACCCTGCTGGGTAAGAAGGTGCTCGAGATCGAGGCCCGCGGTAACCAGCCGCTGCGGCCGAACGGCACGTTGCCGCTGGGGCAGAGCACCACCCCGTACCAGATCTATGACGCGTTCCTCGACGTCACCAAGGCGGCTACCGGCTGGGACATCGACACGGTCAAGAAGTCGCTGCACGTGCTGTCGGAGACCATCGACCAGACCTACCCGCAGCTCAGTCCCGCCCTGGACGGGGTCGCCAAGTTCTCCGACACGATCGGCAAGCGCGACGAGGAGATCAAGCACCTACTGGCCCAGGCCAACCAGGTGGCCAGCGTGCTGGGCGACCGCAGTCAGCAAGTGGACCGCTTGCTGGTCAATGCCAAGACGCTGCTGGCGGCCTTCAACGAACGCGGCCGCGCCATCGACGCGCTGCTGAGCAACGTCGCCGCCTTCTCCACGCAGGTGCAGGGTTTCATCAACGACAACCCCAACCTCAACCACGTGCTCGAGCAGCTGCGCACCGTCAGTGACCTACTCGTCGAGCGCAAGGAAGACCTGGCCAATGGCCTGCTGATGGTCGGCGGGTTCCTTCCCTCGCTGAATGAGTCGATCGCCTCCGGGCCGTTCTTCAAGGTGGTCATCCACAACCTGGTCCCCGGCCAGATCCTGCAGCCGTTCATCGACGCCGCGTTCAAGAAGCGCGGTCTGAGCCCCGAGGACTTCTGGCGCAGCGCCGGGCTGCCGGCGTACCGGTTCCCCGACCCCAACGGCACCCGGTTCCCCAACGGCGCACCGCCACCGGGACCGCTGGTACTGGAAGGCACCCCGGAGCACCCGGGTCCGGCTGTGCCGCCCGGATCACCGTGCTCGTACACACCGGCAGCCGATGGCATCCCCACTCCGGCCAACCCGCTGCCGTGTGCGGGCGCCACCATCGGGCCGTTCGGTGGTCCGGGCTTCCCGGCACCTCTGGACGTCCAGATGTCACCGCCGAACCCGAACGGGGTGCAGGACGCACCGGGCATCCCGATCGCCGGACGGCCGGGCGAGCCGGCGCCCAGTGCTCCGGGCACGCCGGTTCCGTTGCCGCCCAATGCCCCGCCCGGTGCTCGCACCGAACCTCTGGGACCGGCGGGACCGGTAGCACCACCATCGACATTCGCACCGGGGCTCCCCCCGGGTCCGCCGGCCCCGCCGGGGCCGGGGAACCAGTTACCGGCACCGTTCATCAACCCGGGCGGTTCGGGCGGTAGCGGCGCAGCGGGAGGTAGCCAGAATTGA
- a CDS encoding virulence factor Mce family protein, with protein MSTIFDVRNIRLPRMSRATVIIGTLIVILALVAAFVGWQLYKKLTNNTVVAYFSAANALYAGDKVQIMGLKVGLIDKIEPAGDKMKVTFHYENQYKVPANASAVILNPTLVASRAIQLEPPYKGGPVLANNAVIPMERTQVPVEWDELRNSITNIISKLGPTEAQPTGPFGEVINSFANGLEGKGKQLNTTLDSLSRALTALNEGRGDFFAVVKSLALFVNALHQDDKQFVALNQNLADVTGRLASSDQALASAVRQFDSLLTTIRPFLDKNREVLTHDVNNLATVTNTLLQPEPLNGLETALHVLPTAAANVNQIYHPSHGSVVAVPEITSFANPMQFVCSSVQAGSRLGYQESAELCAQYLAPVLDAIKFNYFPFGLNAFNTAEILPKHVAYSEPRLQPPPGYKDTTVPGIWVPDTPTSHKNTQPGWIVAPGMQGQQVGPITAGLMTPESLAELMGGPDIQPVQSTLQTPPGPPNAYDEYPVLPPIGLQAQVPVPPPPPGPGVIPGPVAPVPGYPGPAAAVGAPLPAEVGGGQ; from the coding sequence TTGAGCACCATCTTTGACGTCCGCAACATCCGGCTGCCAAGGATGTCCCGGGCCACGGTCATCATCGGCACGCTGATCGTGATCCTCGCGCTGGTTGCCGCCTTCGTCGGCTGGCAGCTCTACAAGAAGCTGACCAACAACACGGTGGTGGCCTACTTCTCGGCCGCCAACGCGCTGTACGCCGGCGACAAGGTCCAGATCATGGGCCTGAAGGTGGGCTTGATCGACAAGATCGAGCCGGCCGGCGACAAGATGAAGGTCACCTTCCACTACGAGAACCAGTACAAGGTTCCGGCCAACGCCTCCGCGGTGATCCTCAACCCGACCCTGGTGGCATCCCGGGCCATCCAACTCGAGCCGCCGTACAAGGGTGGCCCGGTGCTGGCCAACAACGCGGTCATCCCGATGGAGCGCACCCAGGTGCCGGTCGAGTGGGACGAGCTGCGTAACAGCATCACCAACATCATCTCCAAGCTCGGTCCCACCGAGGCGCAGCCGACCGGGCCGTTCGGTGAGGTGATCAACTCGTTCGCCAACGGTCTGGAGGGCAAGGGCAAGCAGCTCAACACCACGTTGGACAGCCTGTCGCGGGCACTCACGGCGCTCAACGAAGGCCGCGGTGACTTCTTCGCGGTGGTAAAGAGCCTGGCCCTGTTCGTCAATGCGCTGCACCAGGACGACAAGCAGTTCGTCGCGCTCAACCAAAATCTGGCCGACGTCACGGGCCGGCTCGCCAGCTCAGATCAGGCGCTGGCCAGTGCGGTGCGCCAGTTCGACAGTCTGCTGACCACAATCCGGCCGTTCCTGGACAAGAACCGCGAGGTGCTGACCCACGACGTCAACAACCTGGCGACAGTGACCAACACGTTGCTGCAGCCGGAGCCGTTGAACGGGCTCGAGACCGCGCTGCACGTGCTGCCGACGGCGGCCGCGAACGTGAACCAGATCTACCACCCGTCCCACGGTTCGGTGGTCGCCGTTCCGGAGATCACCAGCTTCGCCAACCCGATGCAGTTCGTTTGCAGCTCGGTGCAGGCCGGCAGCCGGCTGGGTTACCAGGAATCCGCCGAACTCTGTGCGCAATACCTGGCGCCGGTGCTCGACGCGATCAAGTTCAACTACTTCCCGTTCGGGTTGAACGCGTTCAACACCGCCGAGATCCTGCCCAAGCACGTCGCGTACTCCGAACCGCGGTTGCAGCCTCCGCCGGGGTACAAGGACACGACTGTCCCCGGTATCTGGGTGCCAGACACCCCGACGTCGCACAAGAACACCCAGCCCGGCTGGATCGTGGCGCCGGGCATGCAGGGCCAGCAGGTCGGTCCGATCACGGCGGGTCTGATGACCCCGGAATCGTTGGCCGAACTGATGGGTGGACCCGACATTCAGCCGGTCCAGTCCACCCTGCAGACACCGCCGGGACCGCCCAACGCATACGACGAGTACCCGGTGCTACCGCCCATCGGCCTGCAGGCGCAGGTGCCGGTGCCGCCGCCGCCGCCGGGACCCGGGGTGATTCCGGGACCGGTCGCTCCGGTGCCCGGTTACCCGGGTCCGGCCGCAGCGGTCGGCGCACCGCTGCCAGCTGAGGTAGGAGGGGGTCAGTGA
- a CDS encoding virulence factor Mce family protein, which translates to MGTLRRVRRGTWQVLVLLVAALMLSSCGWKGISQVAIPGAPGSGSDSYTVYAQVPDTLAINGNSKVMVADVEVGSIRKIELRNWVATLTLGLKKDTKLPKNAILKIGQTSLLGSQHVELISPENPSKELLRNGDTIPLKNSSAYPNIEQTLAVISLILRGGGIPNLEVLQNEIYAIFHGRGDQIRGFLNRLDTFTRQLNEQRDDITHAIDSTNRLLSYVGNRNDVLERVLTDFPPLIKHFADTKNLLINAVDSVGRLSAATDQYLSEARANLHTDLQSLQCPLRELGRGSPYLIGALKLILTQPFDIDAVPKIFRGDYQNVSATLDVTYSAVDNAVLTGTGFSGALRALEQSFGRDPETMIPDVRYTSNPNDAPGGPLVERAERGQC; encoded by the coding sequence ATCGGGACACTTCGTAGGGTCCGCCGCGGCACCTGGCAGGTGCTGGTGCTGTTGGTGGCCGCCCTGATGCTGAGTTCCTGTGGCTGGAAAGGCATTTCGCAGGTCGCGATTCCCGGGGCGCCGGGCAGCGGCAGCGACTCGTATACCGTCTACGCGCAGGTGCCCGACACGCTGGCGATTAACGGCAACAGCAAGGTGATGGTCGCCGACGTCGAGGTGGGCTCGATCCGCAAGATCGAGCTGAGGAACTGGGTAGCCACCCTGACGCTGGGGCTGAAGAAGGACACCAAGCTCCCCAAGAACGCCATCCTCAAGATCGGCCAGACCAGCTTGCTGGGATCCCAGCACGTGGAGCTGATTTCGCCGGAGAACCCGTCGAAGGAACTGCTGCGCAACGGCGACACCATCCCGCTGAAAAACTCCTCGGCCTATCCCAATATCGAGCAGACGCTGGCGGTCATCTCGCTGATCCTGCGTGGCGGCGGCATTCCGAACCTGGAAGTGCTGCAGAACGAGATCTACGCGATCTTCCACGGCCGGGGCGATCAGATTCGCGGCTTCCTGAACCGGCTGGACACCTTCACCCGGCAGCTCAACGAGCAGCGCGATGACATCACCCACGCCATCGACTCCACGAACCGCCTGCTGAGCTACGTCGGTAACCGCAACGACGTGCTGGAGCGGGTGCTGACCGACTTCCCGCCGCTGATCAAGCACTTCGCGGACACCAAGAACCTGCTGATCAACGCCGTCGACTCGGTCGGCCGCCTCAGCGCTGCCACTGACCAGTATCTGTCGGAGGCCCGCGCCAACCTGCACACCGACCTGCAGTCGCTGCAGTGCCCGCTGCGGGAGCTCGGCCGCGGCTCGCCGTACCTGATCGGCGCGCTGAAGCTGATCTTGACGCAGCCGTTCGACATCGATGCGGTGCCGAAGATCTTCCGCGGCGACTACCAGAACGTTTCGGCCACCCTGGACGTGACCTACAGCGCCGTGGACAACGCCGTGCTGACGGGTACTGGCTTCTCCGGAGCCCTGCGGGCGCTGGAGCAGTCGTTCGGGCGCGACCCGGAGACGATGATCCCCGACGTTCGCTACACGTCGAACCCGAACGACGCACCGGGCGGGCCATTGGTGGAAAGGGCGGAGCGAGGCCAATGCTGA
- a CDS encoding virulence factor Mce family protein: MLTPFIKRQLWMFLTLTVVALTVLGVYYLQIPTLVGIGRYELTANLPASGGLYPTANVTYRGITIGKVTEVEPTPFGAKATLSIDSRYKIPVDATANVHSVSAVGEQYLDLVSNGNPGKFFASGQTITKGTVPSEIGPALDTANRGLEVLPKEKIPKLLDETALAVGGLGPALQRLVDATQAIVGDFHTQINDVNDIIQNSGPILQSQVDSGSAIERWARNLNTLAAQTAQEDQHVRSVLTQAAPTADQVNEVFTDVRDSLPQTLANLEVVFDLLKRYHKGLEQVLVFLPQGASIAQTVAAPFPNMAALDLALAINQPPPCLTGFIPAEQWRSFADTSTQPLPVGTYCKIPMDTPSNSVRGSRNIPCVDVPGKRAATPRECRSTKPYEPAGTNPWYGDPNQLLTCPAPAARCDQPVKPGLVVPAPSVNNGMNPAPADRLPPGGTPPPISDPLTRPGTGAVQCNGQQPNPCVYTPGGPPSAVYSPQSGELVGPDGVKYSVANSMKTGDDGWKEMLAPAG; the protein is encoded by the coding sequence ATGCTGACACCCTTCATCAAGCGCCAGCTGTGGATGTTCCTGACGCTCACAGTGGTCGCGCTGACCGTGCTCGGCGTCTACTACCTGCAGATTCCGACCCTCGTCGGCATCGGGCGCTATGAGCTGACCGCCAATCTGCCGGCCTCCGGGGGTCTGTACCCGACGGCCAACGTGACCTATCGCGGCATCACCATCGGCAAGGTCACCGAGGTGGAACCCACCCCGTTCGGTGCGAAGGCGACGTTGAGCATCGACAGTCGCTACAAGATCCCGGTCGATGCCACCGCGAACGTGCACTCTGTGTCGGCCGTTGGTGAGCAGTATCTGGACCTAGTGTCCAACGGCAACCCGGGCAAGTTTTTCGCCTCGGGCCAAACGATCACCAAGGGCACGGTTCCGAGCGAGATCGGGCCGGCGTTGGACACCGCCAACCGCGGCCTCGAGGTCCTGCCGAAGGAGAAGATTCCGAAGCTGCTCGATGAGACGGCGCTGGCGGTCGGCGGTCTGGGCCCGGCCCTGCAACGGTTGGTCGATGCGACGCAGGCGATCGTGGGCGATTTCCACACCCAGATCAACGACGTCAACGACATCATCCAGAACTCCGGCCCGATCCTGCAGAGCCAGGTGGACTCGGGCAGCGCGATCGAGCGCTGGGCGCGCAACCTGAACACGTTGGCTGCGCAGACCGCCCAGGAGGACCAGCATGTGCGTAGCGTTCTGACGCAGGCCGCTCCGACCGCGGATCAGGTGAACGAGGTGTTCACCGACGTCCGTGACTCGCTGCCGCAGACGCTGGCCAACCTGGAGGTGGTGTTCGACCTGCTCAAGCGCTACCACAAGGGTCTCGAGCAGGTTCTGGTGTTCCTGCCGCAGGGCGCGTCGATCGCCCAGACCGTGGCCGCGCCGTTCCCGAACATGGCGGCACTGGACCTGGCGCTGGCGATCAACCAGCCGCCGCCCTGCCTGACCGGCTTCATCCCGGCCGAGCAGTGGCGGTCGTTCGCCGACACCAGCACGCAGCCGTTGCCGGTGGGGACGTACTGCAAGATCCCGATGGACACCCCGTCCAACAGCGTGCGTGGTTCGCGCAACATCCCCTGTGTCGACGTGCCCGGCAAGCGGGCCGCCACCCCGCGCGAATGCCGCAGTACCAAGCCGTACGAGCCAGCGGGCACCAACCCCTGGTACGGCGACCCGAACCAGCTGCTGACCTGCCCGGCGCCTGCCGCCCGATGCGACCAACCGGTCAAGCCGGGCCTGGTGGTGCCCGCGCCGTCGGTGAACAACGGGATGAACCCGGCGCCGGCCGACCGGCTCCCGCCGGGCGGCACCCCCCCGCCGATCAGCGACCCGCTGACCCGACCCGGCACCGGTGCGGTGCAGTGCAACGGACAACAGCCCAACCCCTGCGTCTACACTCCGGGCGGGCCCCCCTCCGCGGTCTACAGTCCGCAGAGTGGAGAGTTGGTAGGGCCCGACGGGGTCAAATACTCCGTCGCAAACTCGATGAAAACAGGAGACGACGGATGGAAGGAGATGCTGGCGCCGGCCGGCTGA
- a CDS encoding Mce protein, whose product MEGDAGAGRLNPINEDDSLGTEAKDEDSTESESAADPADTEAKDEDSESGDEPSDSVTEEEPAVIRGKSRVGRAWLAGISAVLLIVAGAIAGGGYYALRSHQDIAALQRNDAAALNVAKDCVAATQAPDISSMAASEQKIVDCGTDQYRTQALLYSSMLVQAYQAANVHLKVSDMRAAVERNNPDGSVDVLIALRISVSNDQQQNQETGYRLRVRMAPTEGTYKISKLDQVTK is encoded by the coding sequence ATGGAAGGAGATGCTGGCGCCGGCCGGCTGAACCCCATCAACGAGGACGATTCGCTGGGTACCGAGGCGAAGGACGAGGATTCCACGGAATCCGAGTCCGCAGCCGACCCGGCTGACACCGAGGCGAAGGACGAGGACTCCGAATCCGGCGACGAGCCGTCGGATTCGGTGACCGAGGAGGAACCCGCCGTCATTCGGGGTAAATCCCGGGTGGGACGCGCCTGGCTGGCCGGAATCTCGGCCGTCTTGCTGATTGTGGCCGGGGCAATCGCGGGCGGGGGTTACTACGCGTTGCGTTCGCATCAGGACATCGCGGCGTTGCAGCGCAACGACGCGGCCGCGCTGAACGTGGCCAAGGACTGTGTCGCCGCGACTCAGGCGCCGGACATCAGCAGCATGGCGGCCAGTGAGCAGAAGATCGTGGACTGCGGCACCGACCAGTACCGCACCCAGGCGCTGCTCTACAGCAGCATGCTGGTGCAGGCATACCAGGCTGCCAATGTGCACCTGAAGGTGTCGGATATGCGCGCGGCCGTCGAGCGCAACAATCCCGACGGATCGGTCGACGTGCTCATCGCGCTGCGCATCAGCGTCTCCAACGACCAGCAGCAGAACCAGGAGACGGGTTATCGCCTGCGGGTGCGCATGGCGCCGACCGAGGGGACCTACAAGATTTCGAAACTCGACCAGGTGACGAAGTGA
- a CDS encoding RDD family protein, giving the protein MTVVVEKTRTAAQDLPEKALAPWHSRVAAFSIDVLAGLAVACTMALVSWTLPPYRAWWWACMVVCSLAVLAVLVNRLLLPTVTGWSLGRAQLGIAVVRRDGKDVSPWWLLLRDLAHLLDTVALLVGWFWPLWDAQRRTFADMLLGTEVLRVVPHERADQVRKWTAAALVAAAALCLAGAGVGYGVVFARAQATDRTRAEISTQGPKIVAQMLTYDPKNLHDDFARALNLTTDRYRHDLAAQQEVVQKGHPVINEYWGSTNSVLAATPNSATMLLFLQGRRGEGPDVRYITASVRVKFIRSGDGRWLVDDLTVLAKPKPAGEGK; this is encoded by the coding sequence GTGACGGTGGTGGTCGAAAAGACCCGGACCGCCGCCCAGGACCTGCCCGAAAAGGCCCTGGCGCCTTGGCATTCGCGTGTCGCGGCGTTTTCGATCGACGTACTCGCCGGTCTCGCTGTGGCTTGCACGATGGCGCTGGTTTCCTGGACGCTGCCGCCGTACCGCGCGTGGTGGTGGGCGTGCATGGTCGTCTGCAGCCTGGCGGTCCTGGCGGTGCTGGTCAACCGACTGTTGTTGCCGACGGTCACCGGCTGGAGTTTGGGGCGCGCGCAACTCGGTATCGCCGTAGTGCGGCGGGATGGAAAAGACGTCAGCCCGTGGTGGCTGCTGTTGCGCGACCTGGCGCACCTGCTGGACACCGTGGCTCTGCTGGTGGGCTGGTTCTGGCCGCTGTGGGATGCTCAGCGCCGCACCTTCGCCGACATGTTGTTGGGCACCGAGGTGTTGCGCGTCGTACCTCACGAGCGGGCCGACCAGGTGCGCAAGTGGACGGCGGCGGCACTGGTCGCCGCGGCGGCTTTGTGCCTGGCCGGTGCGGGCGTCGGCTATGGGGTTGTGTTCGCCCGCGCCCAGGCCACCGACCGGACCCGTGCCGAGATTTCGACGCAGGGCCCCAAGATCGTGGCCCAGATGCTCACCTACGACCCGAAGAATCTGCACGATGACTTCGCCCGCGCGCTGAACCTGACCACCGACAGATATCGCCATGACCTGGCGGCCCAGCAGGAGGTGGTCCAGAAGGGGCACCCCGTCATCAACGAGTACTGGGGTTCCACCAACTCGGTCCTGGCCGCCACCCCGAACAGCGCGACCATGCTGCTGTTTCTGCAGGGGCGACGCGGCGAGGGGCCCGACGTCCGCTACATCACCGCCAGCGTCCGGGTGAAGTTCATCAGGAGCGGCGACGGCCGCTGGTTGGTGGACGACCTGACGGTGCTGGCCAAACCAAAGCCTGCTGGGGAAGGCAAATGA
- a CDS encoding mammalian cell entry protein, with protein sequence MSPRRKFEPGEGSLLVPQAIPPRRWALPLVSSITSVVMAAAIALSAFMLVNHQSRDRTAERETQAVNYVKWFMTGFTSIDPFHANEYIDRVLAQATGDFAKQYTDKANEILLQVARAERSTGTVLDAGVERWNDDGSVTVLVATDVTSKTSDGKQVYENTNRWSATATQEGNQWKISNLQQVI encoded by the coding sequence ATGAGCCCGCGCCGCAAGTTCGAGCCTGGCGAGGGCTCGCTCCTGGTCCCGCAGGCCATTCCGCCCAGACGATGGGCGCTGCCGCTGGTGTCCTCGATCACGTCGGTGGTGATGGCCGCGGCGATCGCGTTGTCCGCGTTCATGCTGGTCAACCATCAGTCCCGGGACCGCACCGCGGAGCGCGAAACGCAGGCGGTCAACTACGTCAAGTGGTTCATGACGGGATTCACCTCCATCGACCCGTTCCACGCCAACGAATACATCGATCGGGTGCTGGCACAGGCGACGGGTGACTTCGCCAAGCAGTACACCGACAAGGCCAATGAGATCCTGTTACAGGTCGCCCGCGCGGAGCGTTCGACCGGGACGGTACTGGACGCCGGCGTGGAACGCTGGAATGACGACGGCAGTGTGACCGTGCTGGTCGCCACCGACGTCACCTCCAAGACGTCGGATGGAAAACAGGTGTACGAGAACACCAATCGTTGGTCGGCGACCGCTACGCAGGAAGGGAATCAGTGGAAGATCAGCAACCTGCAGCAGGTGATCTGA